Genomic segment of Verrucomicrobiia bacterium:
CTCCTTGCGGAGTACCTGCTGGTTGCGCAGCTGCCTGCTTATCCCTCACTTCCACGTCCTCCCCTTGCTCGTCGTCGGCAAAGGCACAGACCGATAAGAACACTGCCGCCACGAGGGCGGTAATTTTCAGAAACTTCATTTTTGTTAAATTCCCTCCCCGCGGCGTTTGGTATGCGCGGTTATCAATGTGGCAGCATCCTACCACAAAACACCCGATTTGTCAATGGGTTAAGGCTCTGAGAGCTAGTATGAGAATACGCCTCGGAAGGTGTTGAGCTGACCTAAGTGGATGACCTTGCGGACATGTTCGGTCATGACTTGGAGTACTGCAATGTTGTGCAGCGTCAGGATACGGTACCCAAGCATTTCATGTTCACGCAGGTAGTGATTGAGCGTAGCCCTGGAGAATCCCTGCAAGTCTTCGGGTAGGCGGGTAGCAACAGGAACCAGTGGAGCGGCGTCAGTACGGAAGCCTGACAGGTTCATATTCCAGCGCTCAACCTTAAACTCCTGGTTTAACAGCTTCTCTGTATCGACATCCCAAAAAGCCCGCTGTGCCTCTAGAGAACCAGTTAACTGCCAGATGGTACCATGCCTAGCCAACCTGGAGGGAGATACGCAATCATACATATCCACACCACGAAGGGCGGCCTCAATAACGTCAATCGGCTCCCCTAGCCCCATGAAATAGCGGGGCTTGTGCCCAGGCAACTTACAGGTGATAGAAGAGGTGGCAGCCCACATGTCGTCCTTACTCTCCCCAACGGAGAGGCCACCAATCGCGTTCCCTGGCAAATCCAGGCTGGACACAAAGGCCGCTGATTCGGTGTGAAGCTTTGTATGGATACCACCCTGAACAATGCCAAAGAGGGCTTGTCTTTCCGTATCCCCTCGCTTCCACTGTTCAGCCGAGCGCTCTAGCCAACGATGGGTACGGTGCAACGCATCTTCCGCATCTGATTCTTCAGACAAACCATACACCGGCTGGTCAAAGGCCATCATAATGTCACTTCCCAGGTTCTGCTGGATAGCAATACTCTTTTCTGGAGTGAACAAATGGCTCGAACCATCTAGGTGTGACTTAAAAGTGATCCCCTCTTCAGAGACGGTACGCAGGGCTTTCTTTTCGTTCCCCTTCATTCCCCGCTCCCCTAAGGAAAAGACCTGGAAACCACCACTGTCTGTAAGGAGCGGCTTGTTCCACTGAGTAAAAGAGTGGAGACCGCCCACATCCCGGATAAGCTCGTCCCCCGGCCTAAGGTACAAGTGATAGGTGTTCCCTAGGATAATAGAAGAACCAATCCCCTCTAACTCTTGAGGAGAAACGCTTTTGACAGCTCCGTGAGTGCCCACTGGCATGAAAACCGGTGTCTCAATGGTGCCGCGAGGCGTTTCAAGGGTTCCGGTGCGCGCGGCACCGTCCGTAGCGGTAACGGTAAATGTGAAACTCATTTCTGATGCTTTTCCCAGGTTACACGCAGCCAACTGACACTTAGGGTGGACAGGAAAAAGCCCAGGGTAGGAATGAGCGCCTGGAGGTAAGGCCGGGAAACATCGATAGACCACATAAAGAGGGTCATGACGAGGTAGGTGAGGAAAACTACGGCCGCACGGCGAAGCAAGCTGGTTTCCCAGCGCTTATCCAGCTCTACGCGGCTGTTCCGCTGTTCAATGGCACTGATTCTTTCTTCGAGAGATGACATTTTATTCCTTTCCAAAGTAGGCTTT
This window contains:
- the tgt gene encoding tRNA guanosine(34) transglycosylase Tgt gives rise to the protein MSFTFTVTATDGAARTGTLETPRGTIETPVFMPVGTHGAVKSVSPQELEGIGSSIILGNTYHLYLRPGDELIRDVGGLHSFTQWNKPLLTDSGGFQVFSLGERGMKGNEKKALRTVSEEGITFKSHLDGSSHLFTPEKSIAIQQNLGSDIMMAFDQPVYGLSEESDAEDALHRTHRWLERSAEQWKRGDTERQALFGIVQGGIHTKLHTESAAFVSSLDLPGNAIGGLSVGESKDDMWAATSSITCKLPGHKPRYFMGLGEPIDVIEAALRGVDMYDCVSPSRLARHGTIWQLTGSLEAQRAFWDVDTEKLLNQEFKVERWNMNLSGFRTDAAPLVPVATRLPEDLQGFSRATLNHYLREHEMLGYRILTLHNIAVLQVMTEHVRKVIHLGQLNTFRGVFSY